The following is a genomic window from Trachemys scripta elegans isolate TJP31775 chromosome 7, CAS_Tse_1.0, whole genome shotgun sequence.
TGTTCCTTTGAACTGACATGCGATCTCGGTGCACTACTGCTATTCTTGCTGGTGCTTTTGGTAACCAGCAGACTACAGCACAATTGTTGACAGGCAGCCAGCTAGATTCAGGTGATTCATCTGCCGGGTTAATCAAGCAATCTGTATAAAATATCTGGTGTAgagaaaaacaaagacaaatataCTATTCAGACTGCAGTGCCACCTCTGAAAGACCTTAGATTTCATAATTCTTGTTAAGGATTTTTTCCATTAAGAAAAGCTTTTTGCTAATTCAGATTTATTGAAGTTTATCTTTCAATGGTTTATTGAGTCATCACACTTAATGAAAAGTGAGAGGTTGATGCTTGTGAAAGCAGGGCATAGGACCTGGCATAGCTGAGCCATAGAGTTTGTCTCCACTTAGGGAGGGATCGACGCACAGTGATCAAGCCACGGGGGGTGgggtgtcgatttagtgggtctagtgaagagcTGCTAAATCAACTGCCGCTCACTCTCTTGTTGACTGGTACCCCACTGGAACAAGAAGCGTAAAGGTAAGTCGacgagagtttctcctgtcagcCCAGCCCATTATAGACACCGCAATAAGTTGACCTAAGAGTTATTCACATAGTcagagttgcataacttaggtccatttagcccagtagtgtagacctacccattcCTTATACAGCTCTGCTAGTATATCTGAATGTTTAATGACAGCAgtctctgctattccagtccacTTTCCTTTTGTCCAACAGGCAGCTGTGCTAAAATGTGCATGTAGAAAGGGTGTATGGGGTGTTGACTAGAAGGACGCCAGCAGAGTACTGCTGAAAGTGGCACTTTTTGCACAAAGAAAGATCACCAATGACTTGTGGCTTGGTTTATTATTTTGTGAGGTGTTTCTAGTAAACTTTTCAGTGTCCATTCTAAAACAATCTAACCTGTCAAGGGCTGTTGAAAATTTGTTGTTGCTCAAGTTATCTAATTTATGGTAGAATCTCTCTTAAGCAAATATGAATCTAGGGTGAGTTCAAAGCTGGTTGGGAAAcaacattttctgcaaaaatgtatttttggaaaaaaaatgtatcctgaattggaacaaaaatgcCAAAACCTCAAATTTTCACAGAACTGAAATCCCAcattattttgtttcagaaacactgaaagatggtgtttccaaaatgaaatgtgttCCCTAGGATCCCTGGCTGCCCATCTGGTAGGCTGCAGTGGAGATGGGGACACTGGAAACCCTGACAGCTGCTAATGGAAGTAATGATTGTCtcactgctgcccatcactgaatagcagctgtgaaattgaccagactCTGGTCAAGTTAAGcatcttgtcagtttcactgctgctatttagtggtgggcagcagtgaaactgaaaaAGAATGGTCAGTAAGTCTGCATCTGCCAGATAGACCCTGGGTCCTCTGTAGCCTACCTGGCAAACTGACTAGGAGCATTGAGTGACACGCTCCTGTCGCAGCCAGGGCTCTCAGAAGTTGGGCAACGGAGGGAAGTAACTGGCCTGGAAGATATGGGGTCCTGAATCCAGGGAAGTCCACATAGGCGAGCTAGCAGAAAACCAGGCAGGAGTCCAATGTAAATTTGTCAAAGTCTACCCCTTTCCAAAAAAACCATTcaggttttgacaaatcagcaaatTCGGATGAAAAAAGTGTCTTGTTGGAATGTAGCTGAACCTAGCCGTTAGCAAGATTTCTCATTCGGTAAAGATGAGGAGCTTGATAATAACCACTAGGTTTATCAGATGCCCAACGCTGAGAACAAGTTATTTGTTTACTCTTCCAGCAAAGTTTCtatggtatttttatttttctaattttctaattattatttttctaataTTAGTTATTAGCAGATATGGAAAATTAGTACATTGATGGCTCTACTTGCaccacaaaaatataaaatgcaacattttagaTATTCAAATTCAGCCTGTTGCATTACAAGCAGAGTCTTCGTAACAGAGAGAGCTGCATTATAAATTAGGTGTACTGCCATTAAGACTTATGGAATAAAATACATTGGGCACTTCATTCAGGAAGGGCAAATTCTTTAAGTTAATTAGGAAAATGTTCTAACAAAGGAAGAATAAATGTTTACCTACTTTGAGGTAGAGATTGTTCTATATAAATGCTACTGAGTCCATTAGTCAGTGAGATATGCCAATAGATCAAGAGGAAGGTGAGAGACTATATTAAAACAGAGATCCTATATTTAAAGGCAGCTCCCAATTTTACGTAATACTGTACCTTTGGAGATGGAGCTGCATTCTCAGTAGATCCTGCAACTAGCCATTGCTCGTCTGGTGAACAAAGTAATAAATCAATGCTAGAGTTTTGAAATGCTGTAATACATGAAACCTGATTTAGATTAGGAACTTCTAGCGTATAGATAGCACCTCCTGCAGTGGCTGCCTACAATAAGAAAAGATGAGTAAGAAAGAAACATGGTTACAACATCCCAGCTTCTGTAAAAAAAAGAATTTATATAAATCTGAAGGTTTAGTGCTCATGACATCAAGCATTTTTGTCTCATTTGAATTTAAACTTTGAGTGGTACTATCAGCACCACGCCTGAAGGCTAAAGTGTATCTCACATCAAGATGCGCATAGCACAGAGTCtcctacatgcatccgaagaagtgggctgtagtccacgaaagcttatgctctaataaatttgttagtctctaaggtgccacaagtactcctgttctttttgcggatacagactaacacggctgctactctgaaacctgtcaaaagaaaaggaaacttccTACTGTTGactgagctttaaaaaaaaaaaaaaaaaaaaaaaactgagtcCATTTTTAGGGGTCATCACAGCTGCTCTCCTGCTGCTCTTACAGCAGTTGGCATACAGGATGAACACAACCCTGTGGAGGTAGAACCACCTCATTATATGTAGTGTTGTAAATCAGACCTTCTATGTATTGTGTATGAGGAGCAGCAGAAGCAAAAGGCAGTAGAGAGATATTTCCTAATGATTCAGCATCTTTGATTCCAGTCTCTGAAGTGGGAATTTAATTCTTCACCAGTCCATCATGTGCTTCTGCAGTAGCACCATGCCACTATGCTGTAGTTTTGAACTACTAGAATACACATTCAGTCTTCTTAACCCTATTCCCGGCAGTTATGACAAAAACAGGACTGTGCAGTACTCATCCCCCACTAGCAGCAATCCACAGAGAGCTGAAACAGTCACTTCCCAAACAAGCCCCACAAAGACAACTATAGTTAAAGCCTTTTTCTATTCCTAGccaaaataaacacaaattctATTGTCCTGCTCTGGCATACTTCCACACCACACATGCCTGTACTTGCTCCATTGTAATAGCAAGGCAGAAGATGTACATTACAGCCATTTGTATGAACACTTAGTATGTGGCATTTTCCTGTGTTCTGGATACTTTGTTCCAAAAACCaaaaagatgtagacaaactcAAGGGAGTCCAAGGAAGAGAaaccaaaaatgattaaagggcctGGAGGAAAGATTAGAAGAACTAAATATAATGTGGGTAAGGAGCAACTTGAAGGGGATCTGATAGTCTCCAAAGGGTATAAACACAAGGAAGCATGACTGTGCTATCATCAACAGAAAAAGAATGAAGGtagtaaaataaattttaagcTAAAAATCAGAACTCCAGGCTGTGAGAACAAAAGCCCTTGGAAGTGACACATCCACAGTCTAGTGGTTAAAGTTCCAtccctgcaaacttttgaaatgaGACTGGATGAAGCACTAGAACACAGATCATCTAGTGCAGAATAATTCATTCTTTACAAACTGttctaggatgaaatcctggcctcagtgaagttaattgaagttttgccattgattccaatggggcCGAGATTTCACCTGACGTCTCAATACATTTTATGCACCTTTAATTCTTATCTCCCAGTGCTTAAAATGCATCACATCAGAAGCATATTCCTCATTATTTTAAACGAGCACATACCTAGGTGTAGCTGATCTTGTTAGATATAGTGGTCATTAATTTACAGTCACCATGGTTTACTTACAGTTAGGAAGGGCTTGTCGTTCACTGAGTAGGTAACCAAACTGGACGAGGACGACGATGTGGAGAATGCAGCAAGCTCTTCCccactttctccatgccagaCCTTGATGGTTCCACAGGCATCTGTGCTGATTGCTAGTTTGTACTCTGGGACAGTAATAACCTTTACAAATGGCACTTCCTGGGAGGGACTTGACCATATCTGTGTACcctgaacaaaaatatgcagttagGGGCCAGCTTATGggcattttaaatagatttaaattgttATCAATAATGCATCCCTTTCCCCCCATTGCTTGTTTTTGTATGTATATATCATTGAAGATATTACCTATTTCAACAACATTTTGCTTGGTATTTTCCAGTATTTGTGTTGAAATTGTTTTCCTTTAACAAGATAGCTATTATTTTCTCCTTGTTGGAACTCTCCCCCCGCACTGGATTCTAATAATGACTCAGCTTACTCCACTGTATTTCAAAAATCCTAAAGTGCAGCCAAGAAGCTCTTTCCAAAGATGAGATTTTAAATAATTGGATGTTTCCTTTGCACCACAAATCTCACTTATTCTTCCCACACCCAATGACACTGCAGACCACAGGACTGGAAAATTCCACTCCTTCACCCCCACTTGAGAGCAAGAATCTGCAATAGCTTTTAAATCTTCAATCTCCCCTATTCATCAGAAACTGGTCTGCACTGAGAATTAATAGCACATTTTAGAGCCAAATGTACGTTCAGGCAGACTACACAGCAACATTTGCTACCTTGCTATGCAAATTCATCTCAGTTTGGACTTACAATACAATACCCTTTGCTACTCAAGTCCTGGGTCTCTCCTGAGCAGGAACTGCCAATAGCATTTCAGTCTGCCAAAATGGATGGTGGTTTCTGAAGTGGTCTAATGATCACAAGAATTAAATTGAGACCAAGCACACTTCCACAAGTCATCTATTGCAAGATTTGATTCTAATGGCCCAGTTCATCCTTGGCATAATTCTGTTCAGGTCAGCTGATACAAGCAGAGTTGCACCTGCTTGCTCCCATGGGTCAAGTTCTATCCTGTTGTAACTGACACACAAGTCCTGGGCTGAACTCAACAGTGACAAAGTGTTGTAAATCAGTCAAAAAATGGGTGTGCATGTCACATGATAGATGTTATTGGTCAGTGTCCATTGATTTACCATTTAATAGGCATGCAAAATGTAGGTGTGTAATACTGCATGCCAAAGGTTTGTAGGGGGGGAATGCTACCAATACCAGCACCAGCTAACTTAAAAGTTTGCCATATTATTGCACTCATTTCCCCAACCATGTTTTCAATGGTCCGGCTCTCATAATTGATCTTGAATGCTTTATGTTTGGCCAGTTAAATGACATTGGTTCCATTTAAGCTGTATTTTCTAACTATATGTGATACTGTGCAGTCCTGGAGTATCTTAATATTACCATTTTAAATTCTGATTGCATTTAACAAGTCTAGTTTCTCTAAAAGTAATATTCCCCAATAGCTGTTTTCAGGGGCACCAACCTAACGCCCAATAGTCAGTgactacctttaaaaaaaaaaaaaaaagtagaaatcaATAAATATGGCACTTTAATCTTATTGCAAGATTGTCAGGCTGAACATTGTGTAGCACCCACCTCCCAAGAACTCCCCAGAAAAAGCAGCAACAGCAAATACTTGACGCTCTTAGAAATTCTGATCTAAGATCTAATTCAAATTAATTAGAAGCTTAATTTGAGTGGAGCTTTGATGCATGAAAAACCTTCACTGTAATAGGACAGAATACTAGAAATATGAATTGCTTGCAAACTTTGCCAGATCTCTCTGTTCCTCTCAGATGTGGACAGAGAAGTCAGGGAAGAAGCAAAGTCTGATCTCATTAATATACCATGTTTTTTGTGCTGTGATTTGAATTACATATTGAACATTAGGGATGACAAGCCTGCATCTctagtcagagtttaaggccggaAGGAACCACTAGATCATTGTTtaatctcctgtatatcacaggccgcTACCACCCCGCACCCATACACTAAACCCCACAACCAAAATGAGACTAGACTAttctgtgccacaggcagagaataggaggtcCCAAGCTGCATCAGTGCCCGAGGCCCCCACAATTGCAGGGAAATGTCAGACTCTCCtaaaaacaaagtgttttctcccacaactcctattgggagggtGTTTGAGAACCTctttcctctgatggttagaagccttctaaatttcagcctgaatttgttcatggatAGTTTACATTCATTtgctcttgtgccaacattgtcctttagcttaaatagctctttgccctccctggtatttagccctctcccacctcccccaacaTATTTATAGATAGCAATCTTATCCCCTCTCAGACTTTTGCTAGCCTAAATAAGCCAAGATCTTCCAGTCTCCCATCATAAAATACATCCTCTATTCCCCAATTATCctatagctcttctctgcacctgttccaatttgaattaatatttCCTGAATGTGGGTGACCACAATTGTATCCAGTATTCCAAGTGAAATGTTACTAGTACTTTGCACAATAGCATTATTGTTTCTTGGTCTGTACTGGAAATGCCTCTCCtaatacatccaaggatcgcatttgcctttttcacagccacattaaaTTGATGACTCAGTTATTCTGTGCTTGACCCATACACCCAGGTCTCTCGCCTCCTCTGTCGTTTCTAATTGATGGACTCCACATGAGTACCTGGGCTGTTAATCTTTTGTGATCAAGACTGGCACTAGAGCTAAAAAGCgctttaaactaggagatgagGCTGGAAGAGGCTCATGAAGTCTCCAGTGTATTGAAGCCAGGGATGGAGCAGGAAAATCAGCTAAAGGAAGATATAGTAAGGGACAAGGGAACACCACAAGCTAGAAAACTGAGTGAGGTCTGAGGGAAACAACtgaagtgcttgtacacaaatgcaaggaatctgggcaacagaatggagGAACTGGTACTACTGGTGCAGGAGGTTAAACCAGATATTACAGGGattacagaaacatggtggaaaaACACTCATTACTGGAATACAGGTGTTGAAGGTTATGTACTGtttaagagagagaagaaaggtaGTGGGGTAGCATGGTACATCGACAGCTGTACACTTAAAGAAGTGATAGTACAGACAaaatctgtttgggtcaaaatcactttggggaagggttGTAAAAGGAGGTTCTGCTGGGATAGTATTAGGGGTCTGCTATAGACCCCAGGAGTCAGACTCTGTTATGGATAGCATTCACTTCAATGTTATTAGAGAAATACTTTTGGGAATTGTGTCATAATGGGAAACTTTAAACTTCCTTGATATAGATTACAGAATAAATACTACTATTACTGGTAGGGCCCAATTATTCCTAGATGTGATAGATGGCAGTTTTCTTCATCAAATCATCACTGAAACAAGAGGTGATGCAACTTTAGACTTAAGCTTTACTTGGTGGTGACATCACAGAAGAGCAGATCATAGGAAATAATCTTGGATTGAGTGATCACAATTTGATTCACTTTATATTAAATGAAGGAAAATCCAAACCATGTCACTGACTCTTCTTTTATTTCTGAAGGGCAGACTTTGGGAAAGTAAGACATTTAGTTAAAGGACTTGAGGACTTAAATACGAAAgaggcttggaatttcttcaaaTCAACTATACAAAAACAATCTGAAATTTGCAAAACttgtagggaaaggctccagaccCACCTAGATGAATAGCCACCTCAAAAAAGGTTAATAGGAGGAAGCAGAGAGCTTATAGGGAATGGAAAAAGTGGCTGGTCAGCAAACAAAGCTATACTGTAGAAGATAGaaaaatgtaggaataaagtgagaattgctaaaaCTCAGGCTGAATTAGCGCTTGCcaaggaaatgaaattaaataaaataataggagggttttttttatataaataaaaaggaagaatgaGGTTGGGCCATTATGCTGTGTGGGTGGGAAAGAGATTCAAGATCTAGGGATGGCCCAAAAAACTAAAACTAGTGAGTGTTCTCTTCTATACATTAAAAAATGCCACAATTTCCCTCTGCATAACTTTAGAAAGATGACACTAGGAACAAAAACTGGGTTATCTGTAGTCCCCCTTCCTTATTTACATACTAGCCATCCTATGGCATCTGTATTTTTGGAACAGTTTGAATTAAAAAGCATGGGCAATGTTTGACCTGTATTTTAACTATTGCCTTCTGATGATTTAGAGCTATTCTAGAACAACAAATCATATAAGAGGAGTAGGAtacataattgttttttaaatgatggtaTAAATATTCTTGATTGTGACACTGGACTTGTAAAGAGTGTGCATCCCACCTCTTGGACCTGCCATGCTCGAATAGTGCCATCGGTAGATGCAGTGCAAACCACAGACCTCAGCTTTCCACCACCAAACACGTGCTCATTGTCTGAGAGATAAGCCATACCAACTATTTTACctacaataataaaaaacaaaaatatcagtaTGACCATCAACTGATTTCATGCTCACCAGGAACAGTAAGGCCCCTATCAGCAAAGCATTAAATAGGAGACTAATGGCATTAAGCAGAATGGGGATATAAATCTGGGGAGGTCTGGATTGCTTCCTGGCACGTTATCATTCTGCACTTTCAAACACGGCCTAGTAGTTTATTCCTAATAGAGTAACGGTAGATACAGTGTTCCATTTTTCATGGGTGTGATGACTCACACTTATTAGTGTAGCCTATGCTATTATCCAAAGCATGTtcagtcaaaataaaaaaaaccctttcatgcaaaaacaaaaaagtgtctgcaggagagaaaataaatcaCAAATTATTCCCTTTACTGAGAAGGTGATtaaacaacatttatttcagcaaATAACTCTTCAGCATAATACCTGGGTAGCAATAAAAATTGCCTTAGTTAAAGCTGTTAACCCTTTGCTTGACAATCTTACTGTCTGAATGAAAATATGATGTATTCCAAAACTTGCATTCTAGTTGGTTTTACAATATGATGCATGAACATAGACTTCATGGCTTGAGTTAGTGCAATTTACCCTTTAATTTCTTGCTATCTGAAGGGAATACAGTAAATTAGAGTCTACTTTTATTTATGTGTGGAATCCAGAGTCCAGTCTTAAATTTTTATGTGTGGGTGCTATTTAATTTGGACTTTACTGAAGGTGACATGCAACTCAGAGGAtacaggaccagatttttaaaggtatatgtGTGTCTAAAGATAAAGATAAGCACCTgagtccctttaaaaatctggccatagTTATCAGTGAAGAGAGAATTTATTTAACCAGCATGGAATAACAGATGagatttttatttagttttatatCACCATCTTTGAAGAAGacattttctgcaaaatgttATGGGATGAAGCTAGTAATTTTAAAAACGTTCAAGGCCCTGTTCTGAGAATGTACACACCCCATCATACCATAAGGCCAATTTTCCAAGGTTCTTCAACTGAATCTGAAGATTTTCCTCATGGTTTTGTACCAGTAAAGCTTTCCAGCTTTTGGATTTGTGGGATTTGCATGTAAAAAAATGCATGTTCAAATTGGGAACAACAATTTTGCAGTCTGCTGAAGTCTTTATTGCTAATGTATAAAGCATATGTCTGCCTAGATCCTATGAGGGGTTGGATCCATTTGTACAAAACACCTAGTAACAACAGAAGTAACCattctttttatcattttctcACATACCTTTATGCCCTCTCATGGACCGACATATATAATCAGCTGATGGCCGACCTGATGCCATTTCATGCTCAAGTTTGGAGCGGTGGAGATAGTACTGTTTCCATGTCTGCATACCTGGAGTCAGGTTGGAAATATTGCAAAAGGTCCAATGATCTAGGCATATCCTTCTATGAAACATAAAGGTGACACTATTCAGTTAAAAGTAGGGGATGGTCATTGTGCAACACTTTTCTTAACTATTCACATTTGGTGGATGTCGCTAGGTACATCCAAAGATCTGTCATGGATAAAAGCACGATTTTGTTTCTTTACTTGGGAAATTTAAGATTCAGTAGAGAAAGGGAATTCCTCCCCAGTCACAAAACAAGACACTGCAGTCACCATTGTGAAATATGAAGAGATGGAAATAAGGAAACGCCATCATGGAATGAGAGTACAAACATCGATTTGCCTGCCTCCACTATTTTGCTCACTGCAACAtgctgaaaatgttaaaaaaaaaaaaaaaaaaaaaaaaggcccggTTGCATATAATGCATTGAAGAAAGCATTCTAGAACTGTTTGAGTGAAAGTGTAACTTTCTGAAGTACAGACAGTCAGTGAGAGACTTAACAGCAATCCCCAGAGTGAGTGTGATTCAGCAGCACTTGAGTCAGTGTGTGCTTTTCCACTGACTTTTCTGGGTCTGATCTTCTGCCTAATAAGCGCAATTTCTACTCCCCATAAAGGCACTTGTGAAAAGATGCGACTCAGAACCAGTTTTTCCTCTAAGATATCACCCACCTCTACAAGGGACTGCCTGACCTTTGGAAAATTTGACTGTACAAAAACAAGGTTTGTAAGCTCAAAATATGGTCACCTAAAATTAAAATGTCCCTGTGATAGTAAACACACACCCACCAGTGCTCCCAACCAGTAGTGGTAAACTCTCCCGGAACCTGAACTGATCTGTTCTTTCCTAGTCCTGGAatttattcattttcttttaaattatttaaaaataaatgctaatGAAAAGTGCCAGCCTGCAGACCAAAGCCCTGTATTTGTCTGCTGAATAGATACAGCCCACTTGGTGGCAGCAGAAGCTTCCCCactaggctgaccagatgtcctgatattgtaggagacagtcctgatatttggggctttttcttatataggtgcctattaccccccatccctgtctcgatttttcacacttgctatctagtcaccctgttccccaccctgccctgtcAATGTACTTCACTTAGAAGGAAAACATCTGTAAGAGTTTGAAGATAGCAGTGAGGCCATAGGCTAGACTGAGGCTGTGCTAACAAGGATGCCAATTCAGTTACAAGTTAACTGCGTTGCTCCTGGGATAACAGATTGATCTGCCTTATtcattactgtatttttaaaagattatccAGAGGGGTGCCCAGAGCACTGGAGGGGTGCCCTTAATGTAGAGCCGTAACAATCTAAGTTATTAAAATAAGGTGGTATTTGTATGATGCGGCTATAGTTTCATATCAGCCAAAGAGAATGGATTCCAAACACTATGGTGGGGTGAAAAACGGTGCGCACACATATACATGCCTTACAATCAACCCTGTGAGCCCTTTATCTACCATGTTCTATGCTCTTCAACTTTATGTAGTTAAAATTCCTGGATCACAAGTATTTCCAGGTTCTCATTCTGTGGATGCCCCAAGAGAGAATGGGTTGTCTCAGTCCCCATCAGTCAGTGAGGGTTAGGACACCCAGGTTGAtgttcagcacctttcaggactGGTCATGGAACTTGGTAGCCGTGAAGCCCCTCAAAGAGCCCACCCACAGGAACACCAATGACTACCCTCTTAAGAAAGGAGGTGCCAAAATGGGAACCAAGGGCTACTAAAAAAGGCAAAGCAAAAGTACCGGGTAAGTGGCTATAAAAGAATGCCAGTGAGGGACATTGAGCAGGGAACCCCAGAGAGTGCCCACTCTACCCCAAAAAGATCACCTTGCAGCTTGTCAACTATTACAATACCTAGCCTGGACTCCCCAAAACATTGAAAGGGGCACTCACCTCCATAGGGAAGTTGTGCCTGCGGCTTCGTTCCA
Proteins encoded in this region:
- the FBXW12 gene encoding F-box/WD repeat-containing protein 12; this translates as MSGELLTLDCLVHVFSYLEAPDLLRAARVNQAWNEAAGTTSLWRRICLDHWTFCNISNLTPGMQTWKQYYLHRSKLEHEMASGRPSADYICRSMRGHKGKIVGMAYLSDNEHVFGGGKLRSVVCTASTDGTIRAWQVQEGTQIWSSPSQEVPFVKVITVPEYKLAISTDACGTIKVWHGESGEELAAFSTSSSSSSLVTYSVNDKPFLTAATAGGAIYTLEVPNLNQVSCITAFQNSSIDLLLCSPDEQWLVAGSTENAAPSPKIFYTDCLINPADESPESSWLPVNNCAVVCWLPKAPARIAVVHRDRMSVQRNITVFDLALKKSKYKMEVLAQQVASFTLPGGTWTTEIIMKGHGTETILLGCGANLELYSIFGTQVEAFQHHNTITSIWVDAFRVVTSSLDLSLRVYTWKKVNKISSLTSRYYLLGGTHRWSRGFTDVACDNISIVGVVAESDETSILRAYSFNL